Proteins encoded by one window of Candidatus Bathyarchaeum sp.:
- the ilvD gene encoding dihydroxy-acid dehydratase: MRSDAVKVGFERAPHRALLKALGLGDKDIAKPFIGVVNSFTDVVPGHIHLKQVAESVKAGIIAAGGVPFEFNTIGICDGIAMGHNGMRYSLPSRELIADCVESMVQAHRFDGIVMISTCDKITPGMLMAAARLNIPAIMVTGGPMLSGNYNGKKVGTDSMFEAIGKVAAGKMDETELKCLEDVACPSCGSCNGMFTANTMACVTEALGMSLTGCATPAAVSAERIRIAKATGERIVGLIKEDLKPRDILTANAFKNAIMVDMALGGSTNTVLHVTAIANESEVDLPLSMFDQLSKQVPHICSMIPSGPYDMQDLDQAGGIPAVMKTLKDSLYLDQKTVTGKTVKENIEHITVNNPEIIRPINNPVHKEGGIAILTGNLAEDGAVVKAAGISANMMVHSGPAKTFDSEEAAMEAILNKKIQKGDVVVIRYEGPKGGPGMREMLTPTASIAGMGLSESVALITDGRFSGATRGPCIGHVAPEAAVGGAIGLVKDGDIIEIDVPNRSLRVKLSPEELEKRAKAWTPKEPSVKTGYLARYSQMVQSAHKGSILKKGI; encoded by the coding sequence TTGAGAAGCGACGCAGTAAAAGTAGGTTTTGAACGAGCCCCTCACCGCGCCTTATTGAAGGCTCTTGGGCTTGGAGACAAAGACATTGCTAAACCATTCATTGGGGTAGTAAACAGCTTCACTGATGTAGTTCCAGGTCACATTCACCTTAAACAAGTAGCTGAATCAGTAAAAGCAGGCATAATAGCCGCAGGTGGAGTGCCTTTTGAATTCAACACAATAGGAATTTGTGACGGAATCGCCATGGGCCACAACGGAATGCGATATTCTTTGCCGTCTAGGGAGTTGATTGCAGATTGTGTTGAAAGCATGGTTCAAGCCCACAGATTTGATGGCATAGTAATGATTAGCACCTGTGACAAAATCACACCGGGCATGTTGATGGCCGCTGCTAGACTTAACATTCCAGCAATAATGGTCACTGGTGGCCCAATGCTTTCAGGCAACTACAACGGCAAAAAAGTAGGAACTGATTCCATGTTTGAAGCAATCGGAAAAGTTGCTGCAGGCAAAATGGATGAAACAGAATTGAAATGCCTCGAAGATGTTGCATGTCCGAGTTGCGGTTCTTGTAATGGAATGTTCACAGCAAACACAATGGCATGTGTAACTGAAGCGTTAGGCATGTCACTAACTGGTTGTGCTACTCCTGCAGCAGTAAGTGCAGAAAGAATACGAATCGCCAAAGCAACCGGAGAACGAATAGTCGGCCTGATAAAAGAAGACCTTAAACCAAGAGACATCCTAACGGCCAATGCGTTCAAGAACGCCATCATGGTGGACATGGCATTAGGTGGTTCAACAAATACAGTTTTGCATGTCACGGCAATTGCAAACGAGTCCGAAGTTGATTTGCCCCTGTCCATGTTTGACCAACTAAGCAAACAAGTTCCCCATATCTGCAGCATGATTCCAAGTGGACCCTACGACATGCAAGACCTTGATCAGGCAGGCGGAATCCCAGCAGTTATGAAAACCCTTAAAGATTCATTGTATCTGGATCAAAAAACAGTAACAGGAAAAACAGTAAAAGAAAACATAGAACACATCACAGTAAACAATCCCGAAATAATTCGACCAATAAACAACCCAGTACACAAAGAAGGGGGAATAGCAATTCTTACAGGAAACTTGGCCGAGGATGGTGCAGTAGTAAAAGCTGCAGGGATTTCAGCAAACATGATGGTTCATAGTGGTCCCGCCAAAACTTTTGATTCAGAAGAAGCTGCAATGGAAGCAATACTGAACAAAAAAATCCAGAAAGGCGATGTGGTTGTTATTCGTTACGAGGGCCCAAAAGGTGGTCCTGGAATGCGTGAGATGCTTACACCTACTGCGAGCATTGCGGGCATGGGTTTGAGTGAATCTGTTGCCTTGATTACTGATGGCCGATTTTCTGGCGCGACCCGAGGACCCTGCATTGGACATGTAGCACCTGAAGCCGCTGTTGGAGGAGCAATTGGTCTAGTAAAAGACGGCGACATAATAGAAATCGATGTCCCAAACAGAAGCCTAAGAGTAAAACTGAGCCCGGAAGAATTAGAAAAAAGAGCAAAAGCATGGACACCCAAAGAACCCAGCGTTAAAACAGGTTATTTGGCCCGTTATTCTCAGATGGTTCAGTCTGCCCACAAAGGAAGCATACTCAAAAAAGGTATTTAA
- a CDS encoding class I SAM-dependent methyltransferase, whose amino-acid sequence MTEELPDVFWKIHSNLPREGPGDNDSTTKAYQMLKDLPKTPRIIDIACGPGMQTIQLAKLSGNKIVAVDFHQPFLEQLKETAKQEGLEDKIDAITENMFNLNFENNSFDLIWSEGAIYIIGFEKGLRQWKPLLTPKGMLLFQRCLGCDLIYLMNFYNL is encoded by the coding sequence ATGACCGAAGAATTGCCCGATGTTTTCTGGAAAATCCATAGTAATCTTCCTCGCGAAGGGCCTGGAGACAATGATTCAACAACAAAAGCATATCAAATGCTCAAAGACTTGCCAAAAACTCCCCGAATAATCGACATTGCATGTGGTCCCGGAATGCAAACAATCCAATTAGCTAAATTGTCAGGCAACAAAATCGTTGCAGTAGATTTTCATCAACCATTTCTGGAACAACTCAAAGAAACTGCAAAACAAGAAGGATTAGAAGATAAGATTGATGCAATAACGGAAAACATGTTCAATCTGAATTTTGAAAACAATAGTTTTGATTTAATCTGGTCAGAAGGGGCAATTTACATAATTGGGTTTGAAAAAGGATTGCGACAATGGAAACCTTTGTTGACTCCGAAGGGTATGTTGTTGTTTCAGAGATGTCTTGGTTGCGACCTGATTTACCTGATGAACTTTTACAATTTATGA
- a CDS encoding 2-isopropylmalate synthase: protein MALSTKFPKSIRVFDTTLRDGEQTPGVSLTPEKKLRIAESLDKLGVDAMEAGFAAVSEGEAESIKLIAEAGLHAEVYSMARGVKKDIDAILKTGAVGVHLVIPSSDLHIQHKLKKSREDVLKLTEVTTQYAKDHGLAVELSAEDATRTDFPFLVKMFKAGVNAGADRLCPCDTVGVLIPEVTTKMFSELKKKFPTVPLSVHCHNDFGLAVANSILALQCGAEQAHVTMNGMGERAGNASLEELVVLLKTCYERDLAIKPELIYETSLLVSRITDFPLQPNKAIVGENAFVHESGMHTHGILANPLTYEPFNPALIGRTRRIALGKHSGSAGIRASLTEMGLKPTDEQLKEIFQRVKVLGDKGKRIADADLQAIAEIVMGLPKVRPIKLEEITVLTGNRVTSTASVRLDLNGNMLTEAAIGVGPVDAAIAAIKKAVGIVEPIQLDNYSVKAITGGTNAMTEVTVSLSKGDRKSTAVGVNEDIVIASVEAMLSGMNVLMTNYNINGKES from the coding sequence ATCGCTTTATCCACTAAATTCCCCAAATCGATAAGAGTTTTTGACACAACCCTAAGAGACGGCGAACAAACGCCCGGAGTTTCCTTAACTCCTGAAAAAAAACTTCGAATTGCTGAAAGCCTAGACAAACTAGGTGTAGATGCAATGGAAGCTGGTTTTGCCGCAGTTTCTGAAGGCGAAGCAGAATCAATAAAACTCATTGCCGAGGCGGGGCTTCATGCAGAAGTCTATAGCATGGCTAGGGGCGTTAAAAAAGACATCGACGCCATCCTAAAAACTGGTGCCGTTGGAGTGCACTTGGTCATTCCTTCTTCAGATTTACACATTCAACATAAGTTGAAAAAGAGCCGAGAAGATGTCCTGAAACTCACTGAAGTAACTACTCAATATGCAAAAGATCATGGTTTGGCTGTTGAGCTTTCAGCAGAAGATGCTACAAGAACTGATTTTCCATTCCTAGTTAAGATGTTTAAAGCAGGAGTTAATGCAGGTGCAGACCGATTATGTCCCTGTGATACAGTTGGTGTTTTGATTCCTGAAGTAACCACGAAAATGTTTTCTGAATTGAAGAAAAAGTTTCCAACGGTTCCTTTAAGTGTCCACTGCCATAACGATTTTGGATTAGCAGTAGCGAACTCCATACTTGCCTTACAGTGTGGTGCAGAGCAAGCCCATGTTACAATGAACGGTATGGGCGAACGTGCAGGGAATGCTTCCTTAGAAGAGCTAGTTGTGCTTCTAAAAACATGTTATGAACGAGATTTAGCAATTAAACCTGAATTAATCTACGAAACTTCTCTTCTGGTTTCCCGAATAACCGATTTTCCTCTACAGCCCAACAAGGCGATCGTAGGCGAAAACGCCTTTGTTCACGAATCAGGAATGCACACTCATGGAATTTTGGCTAATCCTTTAACGTACGAGCCTTTCAATCCTGCGTTGATCGGGCGCACGCGTAGAATTGCGTTGGGTAAACATTCGGGTTCAGCTGGAATCCGAGCGTCTCTAACTGAAATGGGACTCAAACCTACCGATGAACAGTTGAAAGAAATATTCCAAAGAGTCAAAGTTCTCGGGGACAAAGGAAAACGTATCGCTGATGCTGATTTGCAGGCAATAGCTGAGATTGTTATGGGGTTGCCTAAAGTTAGGCCCATAAAGCTTGAAGAAATCACTGTTCTCACAGGAAACAGGGTCACTTCAACTGCTTCTGTAAGATTGGATCTAAATGGTAACATGCTTACTGAAGCAGCTATTGGAGTAGGTCCAGTGGATGCTGCTATTGCTGCTATAAAGAAGGCTGTTGGTATTGTGGAGCCGATACAGTTGGACAATTATTCCGTAAAAGCCATCACGGGTGGAACCAATGCCATGACTGAAGTAACAGTCAGCTTAAGCAAAGGGGACAGAAAATCGACTGCTGTAGGCGTTAACGAGGACATCGTCATAGCAAGCGTTGAGGCTATGCTCAGTGGCATGAATGTTTTGATGACTAACTATAACATTAATGGTAAGGAGTCTTGA
- the ilvB gene encoding biosynthetic-type acetolactate synthase large subunit: MAKMTGAQALIESLKQEKVDVIFGISGGALLPIHDVLYDSEIRHILARHEQGAAHMADGYARAIGKAGVCMATSGPGATNIVTGLANAYLDSSPVVALTGQVPTYSANTSYMIGRDAFQEADIIGITTPITKYNVQVKHASEVPHAVKSAFYIATSGRPGPTLVDLPKDTQTVKAEMDFSENLQIRGYKPNIDPHPLQIKKAVKLLMKAERPMILAGGGVNLSGASAELLQIAELLMMPVATTFMGKSCFPETHPLSMGNIGMHGTMLANKMILEADVLLAVGTRLQDRSTGTLDGFCPDAKIIHIDVDAAEIGKNVPVEVPIVGDAKPTLSMIYQRLANKIKKSKNNPWIKQVQEAKDKYLSELDLGSGDLTSPKLLKELRKLLPEQAIIATEVGQNQMWAALHFQTIKPRTFISSGGLGTMGFGFPAAIGAKVACPNSPVVDIAGDGSFRMTEQELGTSVTEDIPVVVIVLNNSMLGMVAQWQRLFYQKRYAAVKLGSVPDFAKLAQAYGAEGVHVGSMAEFSSVMKNALKTEVTTVIDVPICPDDDVFPMVPPGKGLKDTVGGL, from the coding sequence ATGGCAAAAATGACTGGAGCGCAAGCTCTGATTGAATCGTTGAAACAAGAAAAAGTAGATGTAATATTTGGAATCTCTGGAGGAGCCCTTCTACCGATCCATGATGTCTTATATGACTCAGAAATACGTCACATCCTTGCTCGTCACGAACAAGGGGCAGCACACATGGCGGACGGCTACGCTCGAGCAATCGGCAAAGCAGGCGTATGCATGGCGACTTCAGGTCCTGGGGCAACAAACATTGTCACTGGATTAGCTAACGCGTACTTGGATTCTTCACCAGTTGTTGCCCTCACTGGACAAGTTCCAACATACTCGGCTAATACTTCATACATGATCGGACGGGACGCTTTCCAAGAAGCAGACATTATCGGAATAACTACTCCCATCACCAAGTATAACGTTCAAGTCAAACACGCTTCTGAGGTTCCTCATGCCGTTAAAAGTGCCTTTTATATTGCTACAAGTGGAAGACCCGGACCAACACTGGTTGACCTTCCCAAAGATACTCAGACCGTAAAAGCTGAAATGGATTTTTCAGAAAACTTGCAGATTCGGGGTTATAAACCCAATATTGACCCTCATCCCCTTCAGATTAAGAAAGCAGTTAAACTCCTAATGAAGGCAGAACGCCCCATGATCCTTGCGGGAGGAGGAGTGAATCTTTCTGGTGCTTCTGCTGAGTTGTTGCAGATTGCTGAATTGTTGATGATGCCTGTTGCTACAACTTTTATGGGTAAAAGTTGCTTCCCTGAGACTCATCCTTTGTCCATGGGCAACATTGGTATGCATGGGACTATGCTTGCAAACAAGATGATTTTGGAAGCTGATGTTTTGTTGGCTGTTGGAACAAGGCTCCAAGACCGCAGCACTGGAACCTTGGATGGTTTTTGTCCTGACGCAAAGATAATCCACATAGACGTTGACGCCGCCGAGATTGGAAAGAACGTTCCCGTCGAAGTGCCTATAGTGGGTGATGCAAAACCAACCCTGAGTATGATTTATCAACGCTTAGCTAACAAAATTAAAAAATCCAAGAACAACCCTTGGATCAAACAAGTCCAAGAAGCAAAAGACAAGTACCTCAGCGAGTTGGACCTTGGTAGTGGTGATTTAACTTCTCCCAAGTTGCTAAAGGAGCTTCGTAAACTTCTTCCTGAACAAGCTATCATTGCTACTGAAGTTGGTCAAAATCAGATGTGGGCTGCCCTTCATTTCCAAACAATCAAACCCCGAACCTTCATCAGTTCAGGTGGTCTGGGAACCATGGGTTTTGGTTTCCCTGCAGCTATTGGCGCAAAAGTGGCTTGTCCCAATTCTCCAGTTGTGGACATCGCAGGTGATGGAAGCTTCCGAATGACTGAGCAAGAGCTTGGAACTTCAGTTACTGAAGACATACCTGTAGTTGTAATAGTGTTAAACAATTCAATGCTAGGTATGGTAGCCCAATGGCAACGGTTATTCTATCAGAAACGTTACGCTGCAGTAAAACTAGGAAGTGTTCCAGATTTTGCCAAACTTGCTCAGGCCTATGGTGCTGAGGGTGTTCATGTTGGTTCTATGGCAGAGTTTTCTTCTGTGATGAAGAACGCTTTAAAGACCGAAGTGACCACAGTCATTGATGTGCCCATTTGCCCGGATGATGACGTATTTCCGATGGTTCCGCCGGGTAAGGGATTGAAAGATACAGTTGGAGGTTTGTAG
- the ilvN gene encoding acetolactate synthase small subunit, producing the protein MEQKYVHIISTIVEHKPGVLYTVSNLFRRRGFNIDNISVGPTEEPGIARMTIMVTGDNRTIEQVIKQLNKLIDVLKVTRLDPENIVTRELALIKVNATSTKARSDIINYADIFRARVVDVCTESLMMEITGTSDKIDAFITLMKPFGIKEVARTGITSLSRGPKSVKIDD; encoded by the coding sequence ATGGAACAAAAATATGTTCACATAATTTCTACTATTGTTGAACACAAGCCCGGTGTTCTTTACACTGTTTCAAATCTTTTCAGGCGCCGTGGATTCAACATTGACAACATTTCCGTTGGACCAACCGAAGAACCAGGAATTGCACGAATGACAATCATGGTCACTGGCGACAACCGAACCATCGAGCAAGTAATCAAACAGCTAAACAAGCTCATCGATGTCCTGAAAGTCACCCGGTTAGACCCAGAAAACATTGTAACCCGCGAGTTAGCCCTAATTAAAGTAAACGCTACAAGCACAAAGGCCCGCTCAGACATAATCAATTATGCAGACATTTTCAGGGCAAGGGTTGTTGACGTCTGCACTGAATCGTTGATGATGGAAATCACTGGAACTTCTGACAAAATTGATGCTTTTATTACATTAATGAAGCCCTTTGGCATCAAAGAAGTAGCCCGAACCGGTATAACTTCCCTTTCAAGAGGACCCAAATCCGTCAAAATTGATGATTAG